Part of the ANME-2 cluster archaeon genome, CACATCCATGTAGTGTGGGGTCTGGCAAATATCAAATACGGTAAAAATAGAAATTATTATAAATGTCGCACGGAAATTATCAAAGTATGAATGAAAAAGATACAATTTCAGAATTTTGCATCTACACAATGCGAAAGAGTGATAATCTTCAATATATTTCTCTGAGAGATGGCGCAGGTAAATTCATTGAGAAGAAAATCTGGAGAACTGGTCATGCTCTTTTTCAACAAGCAAGGGAAGAGAAAAAGAAGATGCCCATTTTTTTCAGTGCAGCAGAAGAAGATTCTGGCCTGATCTATTTTGCATTCCTGGAATCAATCGAGATTGGGGATTCCGTAACCACATATTCTTTCTCTGATCTCAATGAAATAGACGAAACCAAGCCTCTCAGCAGCCTTAAGTTGCGAAGTTCCCAGAGACCATTATCTGACAATTACATTCGTCCTTATGCTATTTGTGAAACCCCTGATTTTCTGATTGAATGGATGCAAGAGATAGGATTTGCCCCGATAAAGAAAACAAGAAAAACGGGATTAGAGAAATTCTATTATAACAGTAATGAAAAGAGTTTTTCACTGCTGGACTTCTGGCAGTGGTCCAAATCCGATCTGGTGAATAATACCATTAGGGGTATACTAGCTGAATTCATTGTAGCCCAGTCATTGGGTATCACCGATAACATACGTTCTCCATGGGATGCATACGATTTGCTGCTTCCCAATGGAATCAAGATCGAGGTGAAATCATCAGCTTATATTCAATCCTGGTACCAAAAAGAATTATCGAACATTACATTTGGGATTGCTAAGACCATAGGGTGGAACGAGCAGACAAATCAGCAGGATTCTGAATTAAAAAGGCAGGCAGATATCTATATTTTCTGTTTATTGAACCATAAAATACAGGATACAATAGATCCGCTGGATATGGATCAATGGGATTTTTACATTCTGTCGACATCTGTATTAGATGATGAAGTGGGGGGTCAGAAGCATATCGGATTGAAATCTTTGATGAAATTGAATCCTCAATATAAGAAATATGGAGAAATTGCTGAGTATGTAGAAAAATTGGCGGGGGAGATTGATATGCGATGATTTTGCTAATAAAAACACCCACCGGAAAAGTTCAACCATACCCTATATCGTCCATCCTCTGGATGTTGCCTCCCCCTCATGAAGAATAATGCCCCCAACCACGTGGTTATTGCGGGATTGCTGCATGATGTTGTAGAAGATGGGGATTACACACTGTCCGATATCAGAGATGAGTTCGGTGATGAGGTGGCGGCCCTGGTAGATGGGGCTTCCGAGCCGGAAGAACTGATAAATGCGGAGGGGGGCAAAAGTAAGACCTGGCCTGAGCGCAAGGCACATACCATCGACTTTATCAAAAATGCAGACCGGAACATGAAGCTGCTCTCCTGTGCCGACAAATTGGCCAATATACGGGACATCATCAGGGATTATGATAGGCTGGGGGATGGTGTGTGGGATATCTTCAATGCCTCAAAGGACTCGGTTGCATGGTATTACATATCTATGTTGGATGCTTTTGGTAATGGGGATGAGGGGATTCGTGATATGCCTGCGTTTAAGGAGTTCGAGAAATGTGTCGGTGAGATGTTTGGGTATGTAAAAGTATGATGCGAAGCAGGCTAATTATAAACTCGTTTCAATATAGCAATCACCCCAACCCACAAGTCTCTATAAACCAGCATTAACCTACATCCATTCCTCCCCCCGCCAAAACATTACAACCCACACACCCAACTGAATCCACCTTCTCATCACTGCAACCCAATCAGCAGCCCCTACTGCGGCATCTGGGTATCAGGAAGGTGCATTTTTTGGGTAATTCACTGGGCATCATCCTGGGCAACATCTCGGGGAGGGTCCTTATAGACCCCCCCTGTATCCGTGTTTTTCGCTGACAGGGGTCATTCTATGGCTGGCCATCGTGTTGGTCTTCTCGGCCATTGCCAGTTTCTACCCTGCCTGGAAAGCGATCCGGTTGACTGTGAACGAGGTATTGGGTCAAGTAGCCGGAGGCCGTTGCCGGCCCCAAGCCCTCTAAGAACGGTACGTGAAAGTTTCCCCTCATACCGCTCACGCATTCCATAACCCTTATCGGGCAGCAGT contains:
- a CDS encoding bifunctional (p)ppGpp synthetase/guanosine-3',5'-bis(diphosphate) 3'-pyrophosphohydrolase, with translation MKNNAPNHVVIAGLLHDVVEDGDYTLSDIRDEFGDEVAALVDGASEPEELINAEGGKSKTWPERKAHTIDFIKNADRNMKLLSCADKLANIRDIIRDYDRLGDGVWDIFNASKDSVAWYYISMLDAFGNGDEGIRDMPAFKEFEKCVGEMFGYVKV